From a single Bacteroidota bacterium genomic region:
- a CDS encoding putative peptidoglycan glycosyltransferase FtsW yields MDLAQFLKPKGDKAMWFIILILSLWGLLAVYSSVSWLAYKNKSSAMFYLFQHGFYIAIGFAIMLYIHTIHYKNFMGIARFLLYISYALLIATLLFGVTINGAKRWLSFGVFTFQSSDFSKVAILLYTIRTLAKHKDELDNFKKVILPLLGHITITCLLIGKDNLSTAAILFTTCFLVMFLGRVKVKHLLAIGAVYAFVGLVFGFTLYFAPTEILSKMGRMDTWQARIHSFVNPPIDKEDNTLQVDHAKMAIATGGIFGKGPGQSSERNFLPEAYADFIYAIIIEEYGLILGIVMLLLYLWFMYRTVNIIQKAPKAFGALIAVGLTFQLVLQALINMAVAVNLFPVTGLTLPLVSKGGTSLLFTFTTLGLIMSVSRHIEAENIEEKNEQTDSKNNNFITT; encoded by the coding sequence ATGGATTTAGCACAATTTCTTAAACCCAAAGGCGACAAAGCCATGTGGTTCATTATCCTCATATTATCATTATGGGGATTATTGGCTGTATACAGCTCTGTAAGTTGGTTGGCTTATAAAAATAAAAGCAGTGCCATGTTTTATCTTTTTCAACATGGTTTTTATATAGCAATTGGTTTTGCTATTATGCTTTACATACATACCATACATTATAAAAATTTTATGGGTATAGCAAGGTTCTTACTTTATATATCCTATGCATTACTCATTGCCACATTGTTATTTGGTGTTACCATTAATGGCGCTAAAAGGTGGTTGTCATTTGGTGTATTTACTTTTCAATCATCCGATTTTTCCAAAGTAGCTATCCTTTTATATACCATTCGAACCTTGGCGAAACACAAAGACGAATTAGATAATTTTAAGAAAGTAATTTTACCATTATTAGGGCATATAACAATTACCTGTTTGCTTATTGGTAAAGATAATTTAAGTACAGCAGCCATTCTATTTACCACCTGCTTTTTGGTTATGTTTTTAGGCAGAGTAAAAGTAAAACACTTATTAGCTATTGGTGCAGTTTATGCATTTGTAGGCTTGGTATTTGGCTTTACACTCTATTTTGCACCTACCGAAATACTCTCAAAAATGGGCAGGATGGATACCTGGCAAGCCCGTATACATAGTTTTGTAAATCCACCAATTGATAAAGAAGATAATACCTTACAGGTTGATCATGCTAAAATGGCTATAGCCACAGGCGGTATATTTGGCAAAGGCCCGGGGCAAAGTAGCGAAAGAAACTTTTTACCCGAAGCTTATGCCGATTTTATTTATGCCATTATTATAGAAGAGTATGGACTAATTTTAGGTATAGTCATGCTGTTGCTTTACCTGTGGTTTATGTACAGGACAGTCAATATTATTCAAAAGGCGCCCAAGGCTTTTGGAGCACTCATTGCTGTTGGTTTAACATTCCAACTCGTATTACAAGCACTCATCAATATGGCTGTAGCGGTAAATTTATTTCCCGTTACAGGTTTAACACTTCCTTTAGTAAGTAAAGGAGGAACATCCTTGTTATTTACCTTTACTACACTGGGTTTAATTATGAGTGTAAGCAGGCATATTGAAGCAGAAAACATAGAAGAAAAGAACGAACAAACAGATTCGAAAAACAATAATTTTATTACTACATAA
- the murC gene encoding UDP-N-acetylmuramate--L-alanine ligase, translating to MNLAQVKTAYFLGIGGIGMSAIARYFNHLGIKVMGYDKTPTALTNELIKEGIHIHFEDLGDIIIKDYQLSTDTCLVVLTPAIPKDHKEWAYLKDNGFTILKRSQVLGIISETHKTIGVAGTHGKTTTSTLLAHILKQSTVDCNAFLGGISTNYHTNLLLSKTTLADNIMVVEADEFDRSFLTLHPTIGIITSTDADHLDIYGEHNELKKSFLAYSNRLVEGGVLIIKKELDLIKELSVNYLTYSIHSEADVYAKNININNGDYTFDLVFKGNTIANLQLGIPGLHNVENAVAASAACLLSGVTEEELRSALLNFKGVKRRFEYIIKNTNQIFIDDYAHHPEELRAIISSVKNMFPQNEIVVVFQPHLFTRTRDFVDGFAESLSLADEAYLLDIYPARELPIPGVTSKIIFDKMTNKKHLVERAELLDAIKNTQPKVFLTLGAGDIDLLVEPVKQILQK from the coding sequence ATGAATTTAGCACAAGTAAAAACAGCTTACTTTTTGGGTATTGGCGGCATTGGCATGAGTGCTATTGCACGTTATTTTAATCATTTAGGGATTAAAGTAATGGGGTACGATAAAACACCTACCGCTTTAACCAACGAATTAATCAAAGAAGGAATTCATATTCATTTTGAAGATTTAGGTGATATTATTATAAAAGACTATCAACTATCAACCGATACTTGCTTGGTAGTTTTAACACCCGCTATTCCCAAAGACCATAAAGAATGGGCTTATTTAAAAGACAATGGTTTTACTATACTTAAACGTTCACAAGTACTAGGCATTATAAGCGAAACACATAAAACCATTGGTGTCGCAGGTACACATGGTAAAACAACCACATCAACCTTACTGGCACATATACTTAAACAAAGTACCGTTGATTGCAATGCCTTTTTAGGTGGTATTTCAACCAACTACCACACCAATTTGTTATTGTCCAAAACAACATTGGCAGATAATATTATGGTGGTGGAAGCCGATGAGTTTGACAGGTCATTCCTTACCTTACATCCAACCATTGGTATTATTACCTCAACCGATGCCGACCATTTAGATATTTATGGCGAGCACAATGAGTTGAAAAAATCATTCTTAGCTTATAGCAACAGATTGGTTGAAGGCGGGGTGCTTATTATAAAAAAGGAGTTGGATTTAATAAAAGAGTTAAGTGTTAACTACCTTACCTATTCAATCCATTCCGAAGCCGATGTATATGCTAAAAACATAAACATTAATAATGGCGATTATACTTTCGATTTAGTGTTTAAAGGCAATACCATTGCTAATTTACAATTAGGTATTCCCGGTTTACATAATGTAGAAAATGCAGTAGCGGCATCAGCAGCTTGTCTTTTAAGCGGTGTTACCGAAGAGGAATTACGCTCCGCTTTGCTAAATTTTAAAGGAGTTAAACGCAGGTTTGAATACATTATCAAAAATACCAATCAAATATTTATCGATGATTACGCACACCATCCTGAAGAGTTAAGAGCTATTATTTCATCTGTAAAAAACATGTTTCCGCAAAATGAAATAGTAGTTGTGTTTCAACCCCATTTGTTTACCCGTACCCGCGATTTTGTGGATGGATTTGCAGAGAGTTTATCATTAGCCGATGAAGCCTATTTGCTGGATATATACCCGGCAAGAGAATTGCCAATACCAGGTGTTACCTCTAAAATTATTTTTGATAAAATGACCAACAAGAAGCATTTGGTAGAACGTGCTGAATTATTAGATGCCATTAAAAACACACAACCAAAAGTGTTCTTAACATTAGGAGCAGGCGATATAGATTTATTGGTAGAGCCTGTTAAACAAATATTACAGAAATAA
- the murD gene encoding UDP-N-acetylmuramoyl-L-alanine--D-glutamate ligase, with translation MKRIVILGSGESGTGAAILAKQKGFEVFVSDKGAIPQNYKEELQLHAIAFEELQHTESLILNASEIIKSPGIPEKNELVQKIRTLQIPIISEIEFAARYTNAYIIAITGTNGKTTTTSLVYHLLQKAGLNVACGGNIGVSFARLVAGKEYDYFVLEISSFQLDDMYAFRANIAILTNITPDHLDRYQYQLQNYVDAKFKILQNQTTSDYFLYCADDEITLENLKKINIKAQVVPFSLNQNLAIGGTAMDGTITVRIKQNQLNPYTMLISQLALKGRHNAYNSLAAAIVGQALEIKNETIREALMDFKNVEHRLEKVATVRGVDFINDSKATNVNAAWFALESMEKPTIWIAGGTDKGNDYTMLNELVKEKVRIIVCMGVDNSKIHAAFGKDVDLIINTSSAQEAVQVAFKFAKTSECVLLSPACASFDLFKNYEERGRLFKAAVRNL, from the coding sequence ATGAAACGAATAGTTATACTCGGAAGCGGTGAAAGCGGAACAGGCGCAGCTATCTTAGCCAAACAAAAGGGCTTTGAGGTGTTTGTGTCTGACAAGGGTGCTATTCCTCAAAATTACAAAGAGGAATTGCAGCTACATGCTATTGCTTTTGAAGAGTTACAACATACCGAAAGTTTAATACTGAATGCGAGTGAAATTATAAAAAGCCCGGGTATACCTGAAAAAAATGAACTAGTTCAAAAAATCAGAACATTACAAATTCCAATCATCAGCGAAATAGAATTTGCAGCCCGTTATACCAATGCTTACATAATTGCCATTACAGGAACCAATGGTAAAACTACCACCACTTCATTGGTGTATCATTTACTGCAAAAAGCAGGATTAAATGTAGCCTGTGGAGGCAATATTGGAGTAAGCTTTGCACGCTTAGTAGCCGGAAAAGAGTACGATTATTTTGTATTAGAAATAAGTAGTTTTCAGTTAGATGATATGTATGCTTTCAGAGCCAACATAGCCATACTAACTAATATTACACCCGACCATTTAGACAGGTATCAATACCAGTTACAAAACTATGTAGACGCTAAGTTTAAAATCTTGCAAAACCAAACTACCAGCGACTACTTTTTGTATTGTGCCGATGATGAAATAACCTTAGAAAACTTGAAAAAAATAAATATAAAAGCGCAGGTAGTTCCATTCTCGTTAAACCAAAATCTTGCAATTGGTGGAACCGCAATGGATGGAACTATTACTGTGCGAATCAAACAAAATCAATTAAATCCTTATACTATGTTAATTTCTCAACTTGCACTTAAAGGTAGGCACAATGCTTACAATTCACTAGCCGCGGCCATTGTTGGTCAGGCTCTTGAAATTAAAAATGAAACCATTCGCGAAGCGCTGATGGATTTTAAAAATGTTGAACACCGACTGGAGAAAGTAGCTACAGTGCGTGGAGTTGATTTTATTAACGACTCAAAAGCTACTAATGTAAATGCAGCCTGGTTTGCTTTAGAAAGCATGGAAAAACCTACTATTTGGATTGCTGGTGGTACCGATAAAGGTAACGATTATACTATGCTGAATGAACTGGTAAAAGAGAAAGTACGCATTATTGTTTGCATGGGAGTTGATAACTCAAAAATACATGCAGCATTTGGTAAAGATGTTGATTTAATCATCAATACATCAAGTGCACAAGAAGCAGTGCAAGTAGCATTCAAATTTGCAAAAACAAGCGAGTGTGTATTGTTATCACCGGCTTGCGCTTCGTTTGATTTATTTAAAAACTATGAAGAACGCGGAAGATTATTTAAAGCCGCAGTAAGAAACTTGTAA
- a CDS encoding UDP-N-acetylmuramoyl-L-alanyl-D-glutamate--2,6-diaminopimelate ligase, whose product MTVKLEDLIQATETISVHGNMQMEVSLLTYDSRNVSNGAVFFAVKGTQVDGHKFIADVIDKGATCIVCEILPDVLNENVCYVQVSNTSVAMANMAACWYEYPSQKLKLVAVTGTNGKTTVATLLFKLFRSFDHHVGLLSTVQNQINEDIIPSTHTTPDAIKINELLNQMVEEGCEYCFMEASSHAIDQHRITGLHFAGAIFTNITHDHLDYHVTFDNYIKAKKKLFDTINDDAFALTNKDDKNGAVMLQNTKAARYTYSLNSMADFKAKVIEADFSGMLVNINGDEAWFKLVGQFNAYNLLAVYGAAFLLGKDKLEIITHLSNLNAVNGRFDFMQSPGGLIAIVDYAHTPDALKNILDTINSIRSTNEQLITVVGCGGNRDAAKRPIMAQVATALSTKVIFTADNPRNENPETILDEMQKGVEPIHYKKTLRITDRREAIKTAVSMANKGDIILVAGKGHENYQEINGVKHHFDDKEVLAEVFQLFNQ is encoded by the coding sequence ATGACAGTAAAATTAGAAGACTTAATACAAGCAACAGAAACAATTTCAGTACATGGTAACATGCAAATGGAAGTATCATTACTTACTTACGATTCAAGAAACGTAAGCAATGGTGCAGTGTTTTTTGCTGTAAAAGGTACTCAGGTTGATGGTCATAAATTTATAGCAGATGTAATTGACAAAGGAGCCACTTGTATAGTATGCGAAATATTACCAGATGTATTAAACGAAAATGTTTGTTACGTTCAGGTAAGCAATACCAGTGTGGCAATGGCTAACATGGCAGCTTGCTGGTACGAGTATCCTTCACAAAAATTAAAGTTAGTAGCCGTAACAGGCACCAACGGCAAAACAACAGTAGCTACCTTGTTATTTAAATTGTTTCGTTCGTTTGACCACCACGTTGGTTTATTATCAACAGTGCAAAACCAGATAAACGAAGACATCATACCAAGTACACATACTACCCCTGATGCCATTAAAATAAACGAGTTGTTAAACCAAATGGTAGAAGAAGGCTGTGAATACTGCTTTATGGAAGCCAGTTCACATGCCATAGATCAACACCGAATAACAGGTTTGCATTTTGCCGGAGCCATATTTACCAATATTACACATGACCATTTAGACTACCATGTAACATTTGATAACTATATTAAGGCAAAGAAAAAATTGTTTGATACCATCAATGATGATGCCTTTGCGTTAACCAATAAAGACGATAAGAATGGGGCAGTAATGCTTCAAAATACAAAAGCAGCACGCTATACCTATTCGTTAAATTCAATGGCCGATTTTAAAGCCAAAGTAATTGAAGCCGACTTTAGCGGTATGCTGGTAAATATCAATGGCGATGAAGCTTGGTTTAAGTTAGTAGGCCAGTTTAATGCCTACAATTTATTAGCCGTTTATGGTGCAGCCTTCTTATTAGGTAAAGACAAATTGGAAATCATTACCCATTTATCAAACCTGAATGCAGTCAATGGCCGCTTTGATTTTATGCAGTCGCCAGGTGGACTAATTGCCATTGTTGATTATGCGCATACGCCCGATGCATTGAAAAATATATTGGATACCATTAACAGTATAAGAAGCACTAACGAACAATTGATAACCGTTGTGGGTTGTGGTGGAAACAGAGATGCTGCAAAACGACCAATAATGGCACAAGTAGCCACCGCATTAAGCACTAAAGTAATTTTTACGGCTGATAATCCACGCAACGAAAATCCGGAAACCATTTTGGATGAAATGCAAAAAGGAGTGGAGCCTATTCATTATAAAAAAACATTACGCATTACCGATAGGAGAGAAGCTATTAAAACAGCCGTGAGTATGGCCAATAAAGGCGATATCATTTTAGTAGCAGGCAAAGGACATGAAAATTACCAGGAGATAAACGGAGTAAAACATCACTTTGACGACAAAGAAGTGTTAGCAGAAGTTTTTCAATTATTTAACCAATAA
- the mraY gene encoding phospho-N-acetylmuramoyl-pentapeptide-transferase, with protein sequence MLYYLFDYLNKAFNFPGAGVFQYISFRAAMAIILSLTISMIFGKNLIAKLRNLQVADEIRDLGLAGEKQKVGTPTMGGLIILAAILLPTLLFARVNNVYIILSVVTTLWLGAVGFLDDYIKVFKKNKEGLAGRFKIVGQVGISVIVATTLYYNQHVKTKDFYKPQDVSMEFIQANNLQQTVIDGQILYVHDEKATTTTIPFFKATEFDYKYLLSWIWEGFEKYNYLIFLVVVTFIITAVSNGANITDGIDGLAAGTSAIIALVLSIFAYISGNLVFSEYLGVMYIPNLGEMVIFGGALVGACVGFLWYNAFPAQVFMGDTGSLSLGGIIAVFAIMVRKELLIPILCGVFLIENLSVILQVYYFKYQKRKHGIEFARANRLFKMSPLHHHYQKLGFHESKIVTRFWIIGIMLAIITIITLKVR encoded by the coding sequence ATGTTATACTACTTATTCGACTATTTAAACAAAGCATTTAACTTCCCGGGAGCAGGCGTGTTTCAGTACATTTCGTTCAGGGCTGCTATGGCTATTATTTTATCATTAACTATCTCTATGATATTTGGTAAAAACCTGATAGCAAAACTGCGCAATTTACAAGTAGCTGACGAAATACGCGACTTAGGATTAGCAGGTGAGAAACAAAAAGTAGGCACACCTACCATGGGTGGACTTATTATATTGGCGGCTATTTTATTGCCCACCTTATTATTTGCACGTGTCAATAATGTATATATAATTTTATCAGTAGTTACTACCTTATGGCTAGGTGCAGTAGGTTTTTTAGATGATTATATAAAAGTATTTAAAAAGAACAAAGAAGGTTTAGCAGGACGTTTTAAAATAGTTGGTCAGGTAGGAATTAGTGTAATAGTAGCCACTACCTTGTATTATAACCAACATGTAAAAACAAAAGATTTTTACAAGCCACAAGACGTAAGTATGGAGTTTATACAAGCCAATAACTTACAACAAACAGTTATTGATGGACAAATTTTATATGTACACGATGAGAAAGCAACTACTACCACTATCCCTTTTTTCAAAGCAACTGAGTTTGATTACAAATATCTGTTAAGCTGGATTTGGGAAGGTTTTGAAAAATACAATTACCTGATATTTTTAGTCGTTGTTACCTTTATCATTACAGCCGTATCAAACGGTGCCAATATAACCGATGGTATAGACGGGCTGGCCGCAGGCACATCGGCTATTATAGCATTAGTACTAAGTATTTTTGCCTACATAAGTGGTAACTTAGTTTTCTCCGAATACCTCGGAGTAATGTATATACCAAACTTGGGCGAAATGGTAATTTTTGGTGGAGCGCTAGTTGGAGCTTGTGTTGGTTTTTTATGGTACAATGCTTTTCCTGCACAGGTTTTTATGGGTGATACAGGCTCCCTTTCACTGGGAGGTATTATAGCCGTATTTGCTATTATGGTTCGTAAAGAATTATTGATTCCAATTCTATGTGGCGTATTCCTAATTGAAAATTTATCAGTAATACTACAAGTGTATTACTTCAAATACCAAAAACGCAAGCACGGAATTGAATTTGCCAGAGCCAACAGATTATTTAAAATGTCACCTCTGCATCACCATTATCAAAAATTAGGTTTTCATGAATCAAAAATTGTAACCCGCTTTTGGATTATAGGAATCATGTTAGCCATTATAACCATTATAACCTTAAAAGTAAGATAA
- the murG gene encoding undecaprenyldiphospho-muramoylpentapeptide beta-N-acetylglucosaminyltransferase → MMGNKLKIIISAGGTGGHIYPAIAVAQALEKRLNHEVEFLFVGASDRMEMEKVPKAGYKIEGLWISGLQRRITYKNILFPFKVVSSLWKSLSIIRKFKPDAVIGFGGFASSAMLYAATIKNLPTLIHEQNSYAGITNKILKDRVRKICVAYDNMDKFFPANKLIKTGNPIRQDLLDVSNKRAQAIDFFKLDTTKKTVLVIGGSLGARTINESIFEGIEKLKEANINLIWQTGKSFTKAESISGVTFNVQQFIYEMDLAYAAADIVISRAGALSIAELAQVAKPVILVPSPNVAEDHQTKNAMALVNKNAAVLVKDIDARKQLITETLSLINDSNKQADLVKNISTFVIPNAAELIVDEIVQMIKK, encoded by the coding sequence ATGATGGGAAATAAATTAAAAATTATTATAAGTGCAGGAGGAACAGGAGGTCATATATACCCTGCCATAGCCGTTGCGCAAGCATTAGAAAAAAGACTAAACCACGAAGTGGAGTTTTTATTTGTGGGTGCCAGCGATAGAATGGAAATGGAAAAAGTGCCAAAAGCCGGTTATAAAATAGAAGGACTTTGGATAAGTGGTTTACAAAGAAGAATAACCTATAAAAATATATTGTTTCCATTTAAAGTGGTATCGAGTTTATGGAAGTCGCTAAGTATTATAAGAAAGTTTAAACCAGATGCCGTGATTGGTTTTGGGGGTTTTGCCAGTAGTGCTATGTTATATGCAGCTACAATTAAAAACTTACCTACCCTCATTCATGAACAAAATTCATATGCAGGTATTACCAATAAAATTTTAAAAGACAGGGTACGGAAAATTTGTGTGGCTTATGATAATATGGACAAATTTTTCCCTGCCAATAAATTAATAAAAACAGGTAATCCTATTCGTCAAGATTTATTGGATGTATCCAATAAAAGAGCACAAGCCATTGACTTTTTTAAGTTAGATACAACAAAAAAAACAGTATTGGTAATAGGTGGAAGTTTAGGAGCTAGAACCATCAACGAAAGTATTTTTGAAGGAATAGAAAAGCTAAAAGAAGCCAATATCAATTTAATTTGGCAAACAGGTAAAAGCTTTACCAAAGCAGAATCAATTTCAGGGGTAACATTCAATGTACAACAATTCATTTATGAAATGGATTTAGCTTATGCTGCTGCCGATATAGTTATTTCAAGAGCTGGCGCATTGTCAATTGCAGAGTTGGCGCAAGTAGCCAAGCCCGTTATTTTGGTGCCATCGCCAAATGTGGCCGAGGACCACCAAACAAAAAATGCGATGGCTTTGGTCAATAAAAACGCAGCAGTTTTGGTAAAGGACATAGACGCCAGAAAACAATTAATTACAGAAACACTAAGTCTTATAAACGATTCAAACAAGCAAGCAGATCTAGTAAAAAACATAAGCACTTTTGTTATTCCAAATGCAGCCGAATTAATAGTGGACGAAATAGTACAAATGATTAAAAAATAA